A stretch of Ipomoea triloba cultivar NCNSP0323 chromosome 13, ASM357664v1 DNA encodes these proteins:
- the LOC116002636 gene encoding pto-interacting protein 1 codes for MSCFGCCPDEDDMRKTPDNGPYMPHSSAGALGQRAAESAQKETQPVNIQPITVPDLPVEELKDVTDNFGTKALIGEGSYGRVYYGILRNGRAAAIKKLDSSKQPDREFLAQVSMVSRLKHENVVELLGYCVDGGLRILAYEYAPNGSLHDILHGRKGVKGAQPGPVLSWAQRVKIAVGAAKGLEYLHEKTQPHIIHRDIKSSNVLLFDDDVAKIADFDLSNQAPDMAARLHSTRVLGTFGYHAPEYAMTGQLNSKSDVYSFGVVLLELLTGRKPVDHTLPRGQQSLVTWATPRLSEDKVKQCVDARLNSEYPPKAVAKMAAVAALCVQYEADFRPNMSIVVKALQPLLNARAGHPSDTPNL; via the exons ATGAGTTGCTTTGGATGTTGCCCTGATGAAGATGACATGAGAAAGACTCCTGATAATGGACCTTACATGCCTCATAGTTCTGCAG gCGCTTTAGGTCAGCGTGCCGCTGAAAGTGCACAAAAAGAAACGCAGCCTGTGAACATCCAGCCTATCACTGTCCCCGACCTCCCAGTTGAGGAGTTAAAAGATGTCACAGACAATTTTGGTACAAAGGCATTGATTGGCGAGGGGTCATACGGAAGGGTGTATTATGGTATTCTTAGAAATGGGCGAGCTGCAGCCATAAAAAAGCTGGACTCCAGTAAGCAGCCCGATCGAGAGTTTTTAGCACAG GTTTCTATGGTGTCGAGACTAAAGCATGAAAATGTGGTTGAGCTACTTGGTTATTGCGTGGATGGTGGCCTTCGCATACTAGCCTACGAATACGCTCCAAATGGATCTCTTCATGATATTCTTCATG GAAGAAAAGGCGTGAAAGGTGCACAGCCAGGTCCCGTGCTGTCGTGGGCCCAGAGAGTGAAGATTGCCGTTGGTGCTGCAAAGGGACTAGAATACTTGCACGAGAAGACGCAGCCTCACATCATTCATCGTGATATTAAGTCTAGCAATGTTTTACTCTTTGACGACGATGTTGCTAAGATTGCAGATTTTGATTTGTCAAACCAAGCCCCTGACATGGCAGCACGCCTTCATTCCACCCGTGTTCTCGGGACTTTTGGTTATCATGCTCCTGA GTATGCGATGACTGGGCAGTTGAATTCCAAGAGTGATGTTTACAGCTTTGGTGTTGTTCTCCTTGAACTACTAACTGGCCGTAAACCTGTTGATCACACCTTGCCTCGTGGACAACAGAGTCTTGTAACATGG GCAACACCGAGGTTGAGCGAAGACAAAGTGAAGCAGTGCGTTGATGCTAGACTGAACAGTGAATACCCTCCAAAGGCAGTTGCAAAG ATGGCTGCGGTGGCTGCCTTGTGCGTGCAATACGAAGCGGATTTCCGGCCAAATATGAGCATCGTGGTAAAGGCTCTTCAACCTCTACTGAACGCTCGAGCTGGGCATCCCAGCGACACGCCAAACCTGTGA